In the Coleofasciculus chthonoplastes PCC 7420 genome, one interval contains:
- a CDS encoding Uma2 family endonuclease, giving the protein MPEILTEINLPPQFPDHTQLPESDGTFVKNFQEHPQSLILTDSLDSTLRRLHPDGQYCIGQDCGIYWRETDPPEKGAEAPDWFYVPNVPPRLDGVNRRSYVLWREYITPTIVLEFASGDGSEERDDTPLSRTETGVVTKPGKFWVYERVMRVPYYGIYQISNDRLEMYHLVGTDYEPMTPNQRGHYPIKPMQVELGVWRGVVLNQPEQSWLRWWDEQGNLLLTGQEQAQQERLEKQQALQQLEQERQKRQQLAQQLQSLTPEQLQALGIDPEMLG; this is encoded by the coding sequence ATGCCTGAAATACTAACGGAGATTAATCTACCGCCCCAATTTCCTGACCATACCCAGTTACCTGAATCAGATGGTACATTCGTAAAAAATTTCCAGGAGCATCCCCAAAGCCTAATTCTTACTGATTCCCTTGATTCCACCTTACGGCGACTGCATCCAGACGGGCAATATTGTATTGGACAAGATTGTGGGATTTACTGGCGCGAAACTGACCCACCGGAGAAGGGAGCAGAAGCGCCAGACTGGTTTTATGTGCCAAATGTACCGCCTCGATTAGATGGAGTCAACCGTCGCTCTTATGTGTTGTGGCGGGAATATATTACACCCACCATCGTCTTAGAGTTTGCCTCTGGAGATGGGAGTGAGGAACGTGATGATACTCCCTTATCTCGTACTGAAACTGGAGTCGTCACCAAACCTGGTAAATTTTGGGTCTATGAACGGGTGATGAGAGTTCCCTATTATGGCATCTATCAAATCAGCAACGATAGGTTGGAGATGTATCACCTTGTCGGTACGGATTATGAGCCGATGACTCCCAATCAACGGGGACATTATCCGATTAAACCGATGCAGGTCGAGTTAGGGGTATGGCGAGGAGTTGTCTTGAATCAGCCAGAACAATCCTGGCTACGTTGGTGGGATGAGCAGGGGAACTTATTGTTAACCGGACAAGAACAAGCCCAACAGGAGCGACTAGAGAAGCAGCAAGCGCTGCAGCAGTTAGAACAAGAGCGACAGAAACGACAGCAGTTAGCACAGCAGCTTCAATCCCTCACTCCGGAACAACTTCAAGCCTTGGGAATTGACCCAGAAATGCTCGGCTAA
- a CDS encoding HEAT repeat domain-containing protein — protein MPSAIAFAYTGEISIISGGKIPRMLKTFNQTKTVYPFFLFLFTLFLTISLALPWVSAQEPSKPKPQPWHIDGIIAALDDGHDKVKDYAFWQLIRYEPQELQAVIEKPEDEDIAEKAANILQNKTVDSHIRRLMVYALVNLGEAGVNYIPDMLNFLQDETVDLWVRRSAADALVNLGEAGVKYIPDMLNFLQDETVDGLVRGSVADALVRLGEAGAIYAPEIANIVQDETVDGWVRGSAADVLGNLGEAGAIYAPEIANILKDETADSGVRSRAANALVRLGEAGVVYIPDILNFLQDETVDSLDLSSTTYALAYALRNMGEAGLAYIPEIFKVLKDETVDSRVRSGAVEKLGKLGETGAVYIPEILNIFKDETVDLRVRESAADALRNMGKIGAAYAPDIFNILTDETADAKVRGLAAEVLGKQGKAGAAYAPELVNILQDETIDSQLRESSAYALGELGKSGAAYAPEIAQIVQDETVNLWIRSSAVKALGKLGKAGAVYIPEILNIIQDQTIDSHIRKSAAQALGNLGIVSAPYIPGILNLLQDDTVSSDYRGSAVVALIKLGEASIPYIPKIFNFLQEDTVDPRLSGFLVSEVLDKLGEDSAQYIPEIFNFLKNETIDYDVRRFLAVEALGKLGKAGAQYIPEILSFLQDETVDSYIRNWVALALINIRKLELTEIVFILNNVYEPNQPDFEQWRFATYLLSGGTDEVKMLLKWLGYPQSTPTALNYEEGKKTLELFLQVWENAQDLPRLQKDLAEKIAVVTSLVSWKPQDIDLLRRHYNNLKAGNFSQADTLESVILNLKK, from the coding sequence GTGCCGTCTGCGATCGCTTTTGCCTACACTGGAGAGATTAGTATAATCTCTGGCGGCAAAATTCCCAGGATGTTAAAGACTTTTAATCAAACCAAAACCGTTTATCCTTTTTTCCTATTTCTATTTACCTTATTCCTGACGATCTCACTTGCCCTTCCTTGGGTTAGCGCTCAAGAACCGTCTAAGCCTAAGCCGCAACCCTGGCATATTGATGGGATAATCGCTGCCCTCGACGATGGGCATGACAAAGTTAAAGACTATGCATTCTGGCAATTAATTCGATATGAGCCACAGGAGTTACAAGCTGTCATTGAAAAACCAGAGGATGAGGATATTGCTGAGAAAGCTGCCAACATCCTTCAGAATAAAACCGTTGATTCACACATTCGTCGCCTGATGGTTTATGCATTAGTCAATCTGGGGGAAGCGGGTGTCAACTATATCCCTGATATGCTCAACTTTCTCCAGGATGAAACCGTTGACTTATGGGTTCGTCGTTCGGCGGCTGATGCATTAGTCAATCTGGGGGAAGCGGGTGTCAAGTACATCCCTGATATGCTCAACTTTCTCCAGGATGAAACCGTTGACGGGTTGGTTCGTGGCTCGGTGGCTGATGCATTAGTTAGACTCGGAGAAGCGGGCGCTATATACGCTCCTGAGATTGCCAACATCGTTCAGGATGAAACCGTTGACGGGTGGGTTCGTGGCTCGGCGGCTGATGTATTAGGCAATCTGGGAGAAGCTGGGGCTATATATGCTCCTGAGATTGCTAACATCCTCAAGGATGAAACTGCTGATTCAGGAGTTCGTAGTCGGGCGGCTAATGCATTAGTCAGACTGGGAGAAGCTGGGGTTGTATACATCCCGGACATTCTTAACTTCCTCCAGGATGAAACGGTTGATTCACTAGATCTAAGCTCGACGACTTATGCCTTGGCTTATGCATTAAGAAATATGGGAGAAGCTGGGCTGGCATACATCCCTGAGATTTTCAAGGTTCTCAAGGATGAAACAGTTGATTCACGAGTTCGTAGCGGGGCGGTTGAGAAATTAGGGAAACTGGGCGAGACTGGGGCTGTATACATCCCAGAGATTCTCAACATCTTCAAGGATGAAACAGTTGATTTACGAGTTCGTGAATCGGCGGCTGATGCCTTAAGGAATATGGGAAAAATCGGCGCTGCCTACGCCCCTGATATTTTCAACATCCTTACGGATGAAACCGCTGATGCAAAAGTTCGTGGCTTGGCGGCTGAGGTATTAGGCAAACAGGGGAAAGCTGGCGCTGCTTACGCCCCTGAACTTGTCAACATTCTCCAAGATGAAACCATTGACTCACAACTTCGCGAATCGTCGGCTTATGCATTAGGTGAACTGGGAAAATCCGGCGCTGCTTACGCCCCTGAAATTGCCCAAATAGTCCAGGATGAAACCGTTAACTTGTGGATTCGTTCTTCGGCAGTTAAGGCATTAGGTAAACTAGGAAAAGCTGGCGCTGTATATATCCCGGAAATTCTTAACATTATCCAGGATCAAACTATTGATTCACACATTCGTAAATCGGCGGCTCAGGCATTAGGAAATCTGGGGATAGTTAGCGCTCCATACATCCCGGGAATTCTCAACTTACTCCAGGATGACACCGTTTCTTCAGATTATCGTGGCTCGGCAGTTGTTGCATTGATCAAACTGGGAGAAGCTAGCATTCCATACATTCCTAAAATTTTCAACTTCCTCCAGGAAGACACCGTTGATCCAAGACTTAGTGGCTTCTTGGTGAGTGAGGTATTAGACAAACTGGGGGAAGATAGCGCTCAATACATTCCTGAAATTTTCAATTTCCTCAAGAATGAAACCATTGATTATGATGTTCGTCGCTTCTTGGCGGTTGAGGCATTAGGTAAACTGGGTAAAGCTGGCGCTCAATACATCCCGGAAATTCTTAGCTTCCTTCAGGATGAAACCGTTGACTCATACATTCGTAACTGGGTAGCTCTGGCATTAATTAATATCCGAAAACTGGAGTTAACTGAAATTGTTTTTATTTTGAATAATGTCTATGAACCTAATCAACCAGATTTTGAACAATGGCGGTTTGCCACTTATTTATTGAGTGGGGGTACTGATGAAGTAAAAATGCTGCTGAAATGGTTAGGCTATCCTCAATCAACTCCCACTGCACTCAACTACGAAGAGGGCAAAAAAACACTGGAACTGTTTCTCCAAGTCTGGGAAAACGCTCAGGATTTGCCACGACTGCAAAAGGACTTAGCCGAAAAGATAGCTGTAGTTACATCCTTGGTTTCTTGGAAACCCCAGGATATTGATTTACTGCGACGCCACTACAATAACCTCAAAGCCGGAAACTTCTCTCAAGCTGATACTTTGGAGTCAGTTATTCTCAACCTGAAAAAATAA
- a CDS encoding nucleoside phosphorylase encodes MTRSSMYHLGFGQDDLGSPPPTLALLSGDPQRASQIAQDYLQEGRLLSENRGLKSYLGKLSNNRPILSATSGMGAPSLSIVVNELVQLGIETIIRVGTCGSIQEYVPVGSIVITRAALCRQGAANDIAPIEYPAAADPFLTVRLVEAARELGIEHYLGITASVDTFYEGQERTDSANPYLIRRLQGITREYRRLNVLNYEMECGTLLKMAGVYGFAAACVCGVVAQRTAGEGVIVGEKEVAVQRAIAVAIRAAENVD; translated from the coding sequence ATGACCCGTTCCTCTATGTATCACCTTGGCTTTGGGCAAGATGACCTCGGTTCACCGCCGCCTACCCTGGCGCTGTTATCCGGTGATCCGCAACGCGCTTCTCAGATTGCTCAAGACTATTTGCAGGAGGGGCGTCTGCTCTCGGAAAATCGGGGATTAAAGAGTTATCTGGGCAAATTGTCCAATAATCGCCCGATTTTATCGGCGACAAGTGGCATGGGCGCACCGTCTCTGAGTATTGTGGTGAATGAGTTGGTGCAATTGGGGATTGAGACAATTATTCGCGTGGGGACTTGTGGCTCGATTCAAGAGTATGTTCCGGTGGGTAGTATTGTGATTACTCGTGCAGCATTATGTCGCCAAGGTGCAGCTAATGATATTGCTCCGATTGAATATCCGGCGGCGGCTGATCCGTTTCTGACAGTGAGATTAGTGGAGGCGGCGCGGGAGTTAGGGATTGAGCATTATCTGGGGATTACGGCGTCGGTGGATACATTTTATGAAGGGCAAGAACGCACCGATTCGGCGAATCCTTATTTAATCCGTCGGCTTCAAGGCATTACTCGAGAATATCGTCGTTTGAATGTTCTCAACTATGAGATGGAATGTGGCACATTATTGAAAATGGCGGGGGTGTATGGATTTGCCGCCGCTTGTGTTTGTGGTGTTGTTGCCCAGCGAACGGCTGGAGAGGGGGTGATTGTCGGGGAGAAAGAGGTAGCTGTGCAGCGTGCGATCGCGGTAGCCATACGTGCTGCCGAAAACGTTGACTAG
- a CDS encoding PEP-CTERM sorting domain-containing protein (PEP-CTERM proteins occur, often in large numbers, in the proteomes of bacteria that also encode an exosortase, a predicted intramembrane cysteine proteinase. The presence of a PEP-CTERM domain at a protein's C-terminus predicts cleavage within the sorting domain, followed by covalent anchoring to some some component of the (usually Gram-negative) cell surface. Many PEP-CTERM proteins exhibit an unusual sequence composition that includes large numbers of potential glycosylation sites. Expression of one such protein has been shown restore the ability of a bacterium to form floc, a type of biofilm.) translates to MFTSTAMKTLSMTAASATLMALGTGVTPAEAVTVFTDRMAWEETVSGITTETFSTPRDQSENLLLESGIQVTGMSSVWSSGQFYTSTPSRSESVEFEFPSQILGFGADFNSTTSNGGLTVSGLFDGIPGIDTVVFSEYFQGQGTGFLGIVADTAFNSLSFAMQSPPLAVSAANEAFQMDNFSFASNLADRDAVSFPESLTDSETENNRGEPMPLLTDTRSESVPEPTSVLSLLMMAVLGRTSLRKRQTR, encoded by the coding sequence ATGTTTACATCAACTGCCATGAAAACCTTATCGATGACAGCAGCTAGCGCGACTTTGATGGCTTTGGGAACAGGTGTGACTCCGGCTGAAGCGGTGACTGTATTCACTGACCGGATGGCTTGGGAAGAAACAGTGTCTGGTATTACTACGGAGACTTTCTCGACACCTCGAGACCAAAGTGAAAACTTACTCCTAGAAAGTGGGATTCAGGTTACAGGGATGTCATCAGTCTGGAGTTCTGGTCAATTTTATACCTCCACACCCAGTCGTTCTGAGAGTGTCGAGTTTGAGTTTCCCTCTCAAATACTCGGATTCGGCGCTGACTTTAACTCAACAACCAGTAATGGAGGATTAACGGTTTCGGGTTTGTTCGATGGAATACCGGGTATAGATACAGTCGTCTTCTCGGAGTATTTTCAGGGACAAGGTACTGGTTTCCTGGGAATCGTTGCGGATACAGCATTTAATTCCCTATCGTTTGCGATGCAGTCACCTCCACTGGCTGTCTCGGCGGCAAATGAAGCGTTTCAAATGGATAATTTCAGCTTTGCCAGCAACCTGGCTGATAGAGATGCTGTAAGTTTCCCAGAGTCACTAACTGACTCAGAGACAGAGAATAATAGAGGTGAACCAATGCCTCTTTTGACCGACACTAGGTCGGAATCTGTTCCTGAACCTACTTCAGTGTTAAGTCTCTTGATGATGGCTGTTTTGGGTAGAACTTCTCTGCGGAAGCGCCAAACTCGATAA
- a CDS encoding HD domain-containing protein translates to MQHFTGSIHALKSQWDRAMKPFQVHPHLSQNVFIELVAAYSNPKRFYHNLNHVKQVLTTIEEIREHRLTPQLTTLDFSIIRVAAWFHDIFYDPKSDDNEEKSANYAELALNQLKLPIAPIRRIKTLILQTKTHQASVNELDCQILLDADLAILGTAELDYYSYAYAIRQEYSWIPDQIYRPKRKQILQNFCQRERLYLTNPMFNQFEERARQNLHLEISLLSS, encoded by the coding sequence ATGCAGCATTTTACTGGCTCAATTCATGCTTTAAAATCTCAATGGGATAGAGCGATGAAACCGTTTCAAGTTCATCCTCACCTTAGCCAGAACGTATTTATTGAATTAGTTGCTGCTTATTCTAATCCAAAACGATTCTATCACAATCTCAACCATGTCAAACAAGTTTTAACAACAATTGAAGAGATCCGTGAACATAGACTCACCCCCCAACTTACTACTCTGGATTTCTCGATCATTCGTGTCGCGGCTTGGTTTCACGATATCTTTTATGACCCAAAGTCAGACGACAATGAAGAAAAAAGCGCTAATTACGCAGAATTGGCATTAAACCAATTGAAACTGCCAATTGCACCAATAAGGCGAATCAAAACTCTAATTTTGCAGACTAAAACCCATCAAGCTTCAGTGAATGAACTGGACTGCCAAATTCTCTTAGATGCTGATTTAGCCATTCTGGGTACAGCCGAGTTAGACTATTATAGTTATGCTTATGCTATTCGACAAGAATATTCCTGGATTCCCGATCAAATTTATCGTCCAAAACGAAAACAGATTTTACAGAACTTTTGCCAACGGGAACGACTCTATTTAACGAATCCGATGTTCAATCAATTCGAGGAACGCGCTAGGCAGAATTTACACTTAGAAATCTCATTGTTATCATCGTAG
- a CDS encoding CPBP family intramembrane glutamic endopeptidase — protein sequence MLTTHPRKKAFFALLLLVSAASFGVTMALYIAPGSLGQMIFSLCKVWLLALPLVWFIWVDHGKFRLSLPKKNELLVGTILGLLMFGIILSAYWLLGQQWIDVTDVRTKAKQAGITSPKIYLGGALYFTFINALIEEYIWRWFVYKKCEVLVSGTKAVFLAAMLFTLHHIIALAAYTADWGVVLLGSVGVFIAGAVWSWCYLTYRTLWSSYISHILADLAIAIVGWHLLFG from the coding sequence ATGCTAACTACTCATCCCCGTAAAAAAGCATTTTTTGCGTTGCTACTGCTTGTATCTGCTGCCAGCTTCGGAGTAACCATGGCATTATATATTGCACCAGGCTCTCTAGGACAGATGATATTTTCCCTGTGCAAAGTCTGGTTATTGGCACTCCCCCTAGTCTGGTTTATTTGGGTGGATCATGGCAAATTTAGACTATCCCTACCGAAAAAAAATGAATTGTTAGTAGGTACAATATTAGGACTGTTGATGTTTGGGATTATTCTCAGTGCCTATTGGCTGTTAGGTCAACAGTGGATTGATGTGACAGATGTCCGGACTAAGGCAAAGCAAGCAGGTATTACTAGCCCAAAGATTTATCTGGGTGGCGCGTTGTATTTTACGTTTATTAATGCGTTAATCGAAGAGTATATCTGGCGTTGGTTTGTGTATAAAAAATGTGAGGTATTGGTATCTGGGACAAAAGCCGTATTCTTGGCGGCGATGCTATTCACTCTCCATCACATTATTGCCTTAGCCGCTTACACTGCTGATTGGGGGGTCGTCCTATTAGGTTCCGTGGGCGTATTTATCGCTGGGGCAGTATGGTCATGGTGTTATCTCACCTATCGTACCTTATGGTCAAGTTACATCAGCCACATTCTCGCCGATTTAGCGATCGCAATTGTGGGTTGGCATCTGCTGTTTGGGTAG
- the ggt gene encoding gamma-glutamyltransferase, with protein MTQKTRGAIAAGHEKTAEAGREMFRLGGNAFDAAVAAILASFVTEPGLTSAAGGGFLLAHTQTNHNILFDFFSQTPCQKRPEDEINFYPVDVNFGGAIQEFHIGLGSMAVPGNMAGVFHVHQRLGSLPFHVIAEPAIHYAKHGVKLNRFQYYCLTSVLTPILMANQNGQNVFILTGKPIAPDVTITMSAFADTLAYLAKKGVREFYQGDIAHQLVNDCQEFGGYLTLDDLKHYRVIERQPLTVNYRGNTLFTNPPPSSGGILIAWALKLLSTVELANLGFGSARHLEILAQVMQLTNAARQEGLNDYLYQENIVNQFLADDFIAQYQQDLAETVNKWGSTTHISVIDEVGNAASVTTSNGEGSGYVIPGTGIMVNNMLGEEDLNPQGFHQWQENVRISSMMSPSIVLQNNQAEVVLGSGGSNRIRTAILQVISNILDFNMTVEQAVNSPRTHGENGRFHIEPGLTEAEILNPLLTNQQVVRWREKNLFFGGVHTVMKTSDNLLVGAGDNRRDGAVAKL; from the coding sequence ATGACACAAAAAACACGCGGCGCGATCGCGGCTGGACATGAGAAAACGGCTGAGGCGGGTAGGGAAATGTTTCGCCTTGGTGGTAATGCGTTTGATGCGGCGGTTGCAGCGATTCTTGCCTCCTTTGTCACGGAACCGGGACTCACCTCAGCAGCGGGAGGCGGTTTCCTCTTAGCCCATACCCAAACGAATCACAATATTCTCTTTGATTTTTTTAGCCAAACCCCATGTCAAAAACGTCCTGAGGATGAAATTAATTTTTATCCCGTTGATGTTAATTTTGGTGGTGCTATCCAAGAGTTTCATATTGGGCTGGGTTCTATGGCGGTTCCCGGAAATATGGCGGGCGTGTTTCACGTTCACCAACGATTGGGTAGTTTACCCTTCCACGTTATAGCCGAACCAGCGATTCACTACGCGAAACATGGGGTTAAATTAAATCGATTTCAATACTATTGTTTAACCTCAGTTCTGACGCCAATTCTTATGGCGAATCAAAACGGACAAAATGTTTTTATTCTCACCGGGAAACCTATCGCACCCGATGTAACGATAACCATGTCCGCCTTTGCCGATACATTAGCGTATTTAGCGAAAAAGGGAGTTCGGGAATTTTATCAAGGAGATATTGCTCATCAATTAGTCAACGATTGTCAGGAATTTGGCGGATATTTAACCTTAGACGATTTAAAGCATTATCGGGTGATCGAACGGCAACCTTTAACGGTTAATTATCGAGGCAATACATTATTCACCAACCCGCCTCCCAGTTCTGGTGGAATATTGATAGCTTGGGCATTAAAATTATTATCTACCGTTGAGTTAGCGAATCTGGGCTTTGGCAGTGCGCGTCATTTAGAAATTCTGGCACAGGTTATGCAGTTGACAAATGCAGCCAGACAGGAGGGGCTGAATGATTATTTGTATCAAGAGAATATTGTTAATCAATTTTTAGCTGACGATTTTATTGCCCAGTATCAACAAGACTTAGCAGAAACGGTAAATAAATGGGGCAGTACCACCCATATTAGTGTTATCGATGAGGTGGGAAATGCCGCTAGTGTTACCACGTCTAACGGGGAAGGGTCGGGTTATGTGATTCCGGGGACAGGGATTATGGTGAATAATATGTTAGGAGAGGAAGACTTAAATCCCCAAGGTTTTCATCAGTGGCAAGAAAATGTGCGGATTTCGTCGATGATGTCTCCCTCGATTGTTTTGCAGAATAATCAGGCGGAAGTTGTTTTAGGGTCAGGGGGTTCTAATCGGATTAGGACGGCTATTTTACAAGTTATTTCTAATATTTTAGATTTTAATATGACGGTTGAGCAAGCGGTGAATAGTCCGAGAACCCATGGAGAAAATGGTCGGTTTCATATCGAACCCGGTTTAACTGAAGCGGAAATACTTAATCCATTATTGACGAACCAACAGGTTGTGCGTTGGCGGGAAAAGAATTTGTTTTTTGGCGGGGTTCATACGGTGATGAAAACGTCTGATAATTTACTTGTCGGTGCTGGCGACAACCGTCGAGATGGTGCGGTGGCTAAGTTGTAG